A genomic stretch from Chitinophaga agri includes:
- a CDS encoding DUF2795 domain-containing protein, protein MYWTLELASYLEDAPWPATKDELIDYAIRSGAPIEVIENLQELEDEGEIYEGIEDIWSDYPSQDDFFFNEDEY, encoded by the coding sequence ATGTACTGGACCTTAGAATTAGCTTCATACCTGGAGGATGCTCCATGGCCAGCTACGAAAGACGAATTAATAGACTACGCTATCCGCTCCGGTGCACCGATTGAAGTGATAGAGAACCTGCAGGAGTTGGAGGACGAAGGAGAGATCTATGAGGGAATAGAAGATATTTGGTCTGATTACCCGTCGCAAGACGACTTTTTCTTCAATGAAGATGAGTATTAG
- a CDS encoding enoyl-ACP reductase FabI, which produces MAHNLLKGKKGIIFGALDEKSMAWSTALRCVEEGAEVVLTNAPIALRMGEINKLAEQCNAPVIPADVTNMDDLKNLFTKSMEHFGGKIDFVLHSVGMSINMRKGRSYTDLDYDFSHKTFDISAMSLHRVLQTAWQLDALNDWASVVALTYIAAQRVFPDYSEMADAKSMLESVARSFGYHYGFKKKVRVNTISQSPTKTTAGGGVKGFDGFIGYAEKMSPLGNATAQQCADYCVAMFSDLTKMVTMQNLFHDGGFSFTGVSAEVIAQMEK; this is translated from the coding sequence ATGGCTCATAACTTATTAAAAGGAAAGAAAGGTATCATATTTGGTGCATTGGACGAGAAGTCTATGGCTTGGAGCACAGCGTTACGTTGTGTGGAAGAAGGCGCCGAAGTAGTGCTTACCAACGCTCCGATAGCGTTACGCATGGGAGAGATCAACAAGCTGGCTGAACAGTGTAATGCTCCTGTAATACCCGCTGATGTTACCAATATGGATGATCTGAAAAACCTTTTCACTAAATCCATGGAGCATTTTGGTGGCAAAATAGATTTCGTACTGCACTCTGTGGGTATGAGTATCAATATGCGTAAAGGTAGATCCTACACCGATCTGGATTATGATTTCTCTCATAAAACATTCGATATCTCTGCAATGTCCCTGCACCGCGTACTGCAGACTGCATGGCAGCTGGATGCATTGAATGACTGGGCTTCCGTTGTAGCGCTGACCTACATCGCTGCACAGAGAGTATTCCCTGACTATAGCGAAATGGCAGATGCTAAATCTATGCTGGAATCAGTAGCACGTAGCTTCGGTTACCACTACGGTTTCAAGAAGAAAGTACGTGTAAACACCATTTCACAGTCTCCTACCAAAACTACCGCAGGTGGTGGTGTTAAAGGATTTGATGGTTTCATCGGTTATGCTGAGAAAATGAGCCCGCTGGGTAACGCTACTGCACAGCAATGCGCTGACTATTGCGTAGCTATGTTCTCTGATCTGACCAAAATGGTGACCATGCAGAACCTGTTCCATGATGGTGGTTTCTCTTTCACCGGCGTTTCTGCTGAGGTGATCGCACAGATGGAAAAGTAA
- the recN gene encoding DNA repair protein RecN — protein sequence MLQKLTIKNYAIIDHLEVDFSGNLNVITGETGAGKSIVLGALSLILGERADPGMLLDKASKCVIEGIFKVKKSQVAAFFQEHELDMEDQLIIRREISTAGKSRAFVNDTPVNLGQLTELSQSLVDLHQQFDTQDLENSDFQREVLDALVNQPTVMQQYQQQYQRYAQVQRELKQLQNQRDSANKELDYNKFLLDELSDAAFGANEIEDLDAELKVLSHAEEIRNTLSRVYFQLNEDEQPILQQLKQILSSVQALASYHKDAPAVAERLQSAYVELQDISSEIGRMNDQVQFDGARIEHVNERVSLGYKLLKKHAVHSTAELLAIQEQLNNSIEGVLNLDDRLASLETELETLRAALQKLAETITAARLKVAEPFEKKVNELLAQVGMPNARLKASIMQGALNPNGQDTIEFLFDANKSGQFAPIRKVASGGELSRLMLCIKSLVAKSVALPTLIFDEIDTGISGEAARQVSFIMEDMAKAHQIICITHQPQIAGKADAHYFVYKDARDGKVHTNVRLLTREERINKIAQMLSGEKPTAAALENARELVK from the coding sequence ATGCTACAGAAACTAACTATCAAGAACTACGCGATCATTGATCACCTGGAAGTAGATTTCTCCGGCAACCTGAATGTCATTACGGGGGAAACAGGTGCCGGTAAATCGATCGTGTTAGGTGCATTGTCATTAATATTGGGGGAGAGGGCTGATCCGGGCATGCTGCTGGACAAAGCATCCAAGTGTGTCATAGAAGGGATCTTTAAAGTAAAGAAATCCCAGGTAGCTGCATTTTTCCAGGAGCATGAACTTGATATGGAAGATCAGCTGATCATCCGCAGGGAGATCAGTACAGCAGGTAAGTCCCGTGCATTTGTCAATGATACACCGGTGAACCTGGGACAACTTACTGAACTCAGTCAGTCCCTCGTAGACCTGCACCAGCAGTTTGACACACAGGACCTGGAAAACTCAGATTTTCAGCGTGAAGTGCTGGATGCCCTGGTGAACCAGCCTACTGTGATGCAGCAGTACCAGCAGCAATACCAACGCTATGCACAGGTACAGCGCGAACTGAAACAATTACAGAACCAGCGCGACAGCGCCAACAAAGAACTGGATTACAACAAATTTCTGCTTGACGAACTCAGTGATGCCGCTTTCGGTGCCAATGAGATCGAAGACCTTGACGCTGAACTCAAGGTACTGAGCCATGCAGAAGAGATCCGCAATACCCTCAGCCGGGTATATTTCCAGCTAAATGAAGATGAACAGCCTATCCTGCAGCAGCTGAAACAGATACTGTCTTCCGTGCAGGCACTGGCTTCCTACCATAAAGATGCACCTGCAGTGGCAGAACGCCTGCAGTCTGCCTATGTCGAACTACAGGATATTTCTTCAGAGATAGGCCGTATGAACGACCAGGTACAGTTTGATGGTGCACGTATCGAACATGTGAACGAAAGAGTGTCTTTAGGATATAAATTACTGAAGAAACACGCAGTACACTCCACGGCGGAATTACTGGCTATCCAGGAACAACTGAATAACAGTATAGAAGGGGTGCTGAACCTGGATGACAGACTGGCTTCCCTGGAAACCGAGCTGGAAACACTGCGGGCAGCCCTGCAGAAGCTGGCTGAAACGATTACTGCTGCACGTCTGAAAGTAGCAGAACCATTTGAAAAGAAGGTAAATGAATTGCTGGCACAGGTGGGTATGCCCAATGCACGCCTGAAAGCTTCTATCATGCAGGGGGCGCTCAATCCTAACGGCCAGGATACCATCGAATTCCTGTTCGACGCCAATAAAAGTGGTCAGTTTGCACCGATCCGGAAAGTAGCTTCCGGTGGTGAGCTGAGCAGGCTGATGCTGTGTATCAAGTCACTCGTGGCGAAGTCAGTAGCCCTGCCTACCCTGATCTTCGATGAAATTGATACAGGTATCTCCGGAGAAGCCGCCAGACAGGTCAGCTTCATTATGGAAGATATGGCCAAAGCACATCAGATCATTTGTATCACCCATCAGCCGCAGATCGCCGGTAAGGCAGATGCGCACTATTTTGTGTATAAAGACGCCCGGGATGGTAAGGTGCATACGAACGTACGCCTGCTCACCAGAGAAGAAAGGATCAATAAAATAGCCCAGATGCTGAGTGGTGAGAAGCCAACGGCAGCGGCACTTGAAAACGCACGGGAGCTGGTAAAGTAG
- a CDS encoding tetratricopeptide repeat protein yields the protein MRTLFLLGLLLNITVAVSGRQKVYDFNARCQQAYDAIMQLRLDAGAALLAEEKRVHPDNLVPYFLDNYADFFTLFFNEDPAEYAQKKYLKADRLSRMEGGPTNSPYYLYTQAAIRFQWGMVRLKFNEKWDAVWEIRKAYQLLKENQKKFPQFLPNNMLLGSMQTVFGTIPEGYRWISNTLGMKGTIRDGMQMVQQVIDSNTEVARLFREEACYYYCYLKLFVENKPEDVWTFIQKYKLDTKNNYLFALMVANIAMNNQKATLGIKVLTERNDSVQFEEIPYVYYVLGQLKLCRQDEDANVYLQKFIDRFKGKFYLKEGLQRLSWYYYLRGNMDAANKYRNLILTRGNTETDADKQALKDAKSGRWPNQLLLRARLLSDGGYFPEALKLLVNKKAADFPLMEEKIEYAYRLGRIYDEMGQDDNAITMYEATVKTGANRTEHFAARAALQMGYIYEKRNDKAKAKQCYQSCLDMKGHDYKNSLDQRAKAGIQRLTGG from the coding sequence ATGCGCACATTATTCCTGCTGGGTTTATTGTTGAATATTACTGTTGCTGTTTCGGGAAGGCAAAAGGTCTATGACTTTAACGCCCGCTGTCAGCAGGCCTATGATGCTATCATGCAACTGCGCCTTGACGCTGGTGCTGCATTACTGGCCGAAGAAAAGAGAGTACATCCGGATAATCTTGTGCCTTATTTTCTTGATAATTATGCTGACTTTTTTACACTCTTTTTTAATGAAGATCCGGCAGAATATGCCCAAAAGAAATATCTGAAGGCGGACCGCCTGTCCAGAATGGAAGGTGGGCCCACTAATTCTCCCTATTATTTATATACACAGGCAGCTATCCGTTTTCAGTGGGGGATGGTCCGGCTGAAATTCAATGAGAAGTGGGACGCGGTGTGGGAGATCCGGAAGGCATATCAGTTGCTGAAAGAGAATCAGAAGAAATTCCCGCAGTTCCTGCCCAACAATATGCTGCTGGGTTCTATGCAGACGGTATTCGGAACAATTCCGGAAGGGTATCGCTGGATTTCCAACACGCTTGGAATGAAGGGTACGATCAGGGATGGGATGCAGATGGTGCAGCAGGTGATAGACAGTAATACCGAGGTAGCCCGGTTATTCAGGGAAGAAGCCTGTTATTATTACTGTTACCTGAAACTTTTTGTGGAAAATAAGCCGGAAGATGTCTGGACATTTATCCAGAAATATAAGCTTGATACAAAAAATAACTACCTTTTCGCGCTGATGGTGGCTAATATCGCCATGAACAATCAGAAAGCGACACTGGGTATCAAGGTGTTAACAGAACGGAATGATAGTGTGCAGTTTGAAGAGATTCCTTATGTATATTACGTGCTCGGACAACTGAAACTTTGCCGGCAGGATGAGGATGCAAACGTTTATCTGCAGAAATTCATTGACCGTTTCAAAGGCAAGTTCTACCTGAAAGAGGGCCTGCAAAGGCTAAGCTGGTATTATTATCTGCGGGGAAATATGGATGCTGCGAATAAGTACCGTAACTTAATACTGACAAGAGGTAATACAGAAACAGATGCAGACAAACAGGCACTGAAAGATGCGAAGAGTGGCAGATGGCCTAATCAGTTGTTACTGAGAGCGCGTTTGCTGAGTGATGGCGGTTACTTTCCGGAGGCACTGAAACTGCTGGTCAATAAAAAGGCAGCTGATTTCCCGCTGATGGAAGAAAAGATCGAGTATGCATACCGCCTGGGCCGTATCTACGATGAAATGGGTCAGGACGACAATGCCATCACGATGTATGAAGCAACTGTTAAAACCGGAGCCAACAGAACTGAGCATTTTGCGGCCAGAGCAGCGCTACAGATGGGGTACATCTACGAAAAGCGTAATGACAAGGCAAAGGCAAAGCAATGTTATCAGTCCTGTCTGGACATGAAAGGGCACGATTATAAAAACTCACTTGATCAACGGGCGAAGGCCGGAATACAAAGACTGACCGGCGGTTGA
- a CDS encoding zinc ribbon domain-containing protein — MATVKEYSVEEKLASVLRLQKMDSKLDEIQVLKGELPMEVKDLEDEIEGLNTRLSHVEDEIRGIQDFIANKKNAIKDSEALMKKYEKQQDNVKNNREFEAITKEIEMQSLEIKLAEKHIKDANEEVKDKSRVLEGAKKQIADKESNLKHKKGELEKIIAETDKEEKAFRKESDEARSKVEARLLAAYEKIRTNYRNGLAVVTISRDSCGGCFNAIPPQRQAEIRQRKKIIVCEHCGRILVDNDLDATVTI; from the coding sequence ATGGCTACTGTAAAAGAATACTCCGTAGAAGAAAAATTGGCGTCTGTACTTAGGCTACAGAAGATGGACTCCAAACTGGATGAAATCCAGGTGTTGAAAGGGGAGTTGCCAATGGAAGTAAAGGATCTGGAAGATGAGATCGAGGGTCTGAACACCCGTCTGTCTCATGTAGAGGATGAAATTCGTGGTATCCAGGACTTTATTGCCAACAAAAAGAACGCAATCAAGGACTCTGAGGCCCTGATGAAGAAATACGAGAAGCAGCAGGATAACGTTAAGAATAACCGTGAATTCGAAGCTATCACCAAAGAGATTGAAATGCAGTCTCTGGAGATCAAACTGGCTGAGAAACACATCAAAGACGCTAACGAAGAGGTAAAGGATAAAAGCCGTGTTCTGGAAGGTGCTAAGAAACAGATCGCTGATAAAGAGTCTAACCTGAAGCACAAGAAAGGTGAACTGGAAAAGATCATCGCTGAAACTGATAAAGAAGAGAAGGCATTCCGTAAAGAGAGCGATGAGGCACGCAGTAAAGTAGAAGCCCGTCTGCTGGCTGCTTACGAAAAGATCCGTACCAACTACCGTAACGGTCTGGCTGTGGTGACTATCTCCCGTGACTCCTGTGGTGGTTGCTTCAATGCGATCCCTCCTCAACGTCAGGCAGAGATCCGTCAGCGTAAAAAGATCATCGTTTGCGAACATTGCGGTCGTATCCTGGTTGATAATGATCTGGATGCAACAGTGACTATTTAA
- a CDS encoding Nif3-like dinuclear metal center hexameric protein, with protein sequence MKIRDITNAIAAFAPLQYQESYDNAGLLFGSADWELTGVLLTLDATEAVIDEAIEKKCNLVVAHHPIVFGGLKKINGNNYVERVAIKAIKNDIAIYAAHTNLDNVRNGVCDMMARRLELQQCSILSPKRELLRKLYTFVPQADAERVRAALFAAGAGHIGAYNECSFNVEGRGTFKAGEGTTPYVGTVGQQHIEAETKVEVIFPVYLEQVITKALLGSHPYEEVAYDIVKLENAYAEVGSGLIGTLKEPMEEAAFLRWVKQQFDTGCVRYTPLRGKPVRKVALCGGAGSFLLKRAISAGADAYISADFKYHEFFDAENQIVIADVGHFESEQFTVELFYHILTEKFPNFAPLKSTIRTNPVNYL encoded by the coding sequence ATGAAGATCAGGGATATTACCAATGCCATTGCGGCATTTGCACCATTACAATACCAGGAAAGTTATGACAACGCAGGACTACTATTCGGCAGTGCCGACTGGGAACTGACCGGGGTTTTACTGACGCTGGATGCTACTGAAGCAGTCATAGACGAGGCCATTGAAAAGAAATGTAACCTGGTGGTCGCGCATCATCCGATCGTATTTGGCGGACTCAAAAAGATCAATGGGAACAATTATGTAGAGCGGGTGGCCATCAAAGCCATCAAAAATGATATTGCCATTTACGCGGCACATACCAATCTGGATAATGTCCGGAATGGTGTTTGCGATATGATGGCCCGCCGGCTGGAATTACAGCAATGCAGTATATTATCTCCTAAAAGGGAGTTGCTGCGCAAGCTGTATACCTTTGTGCCACAGGCAGATGCAGAAAGGGTAAGGGCGGCCCTGTTTGCAGCGGGAGCCGGACATATAGGCGCCTATAACGAATGTAGTTTCAATGTGGAGGGCAGGGGCACCTTTAAGGCCGGAGAGGGGACCACACCATATGTAGGAACTGTCGGTCAGCAACATATAGAGGCAGAAACGAAGGTCGAGGTGATATTTCCCGTATATTTGGAACAGGTTATAACAAAAGCCCTGTTAGGGAGCCATCCCTACGAAGAGGTAGCTTATGACATTGTGAAGCTGGAGAATGCATATGCAGAAGTGGGTTCGGGCCTGATCGGTACCCTGAAAGAGCCGATGGAGGAGGCCGCCTTCCTTCGCTGGGTGAAGCAGCAGTTCGATACGGGTTGTGTGAGATATACGCCACTGAGAGGAAAACCGGTCAGAAAGGTGGCCTTGTGCGGGGGAGCCGGCAGTTTCCTGTTAAAACGGGCCATATCAGCTGGAGCGGACGCCTATATATCGGCCGATTTCAAGTATCACGAGTTTTTCGACGCTGAAAATCAAATTGTTATAGCGGATGTGGGGCATTTCGAGAGCGAGCAGTTTACGGTTGAATTATTTTATCATATATTGACTGAAAAATTCCCTAATTTTGCGCCTCTTAAATCTACAATTCGTACAAATCCGGTAAATTACTTATAA
- a CDS encoding carboxypeptidase M32, which yields MAQTTSSTAKRYETYKGKMQQIADIRNAIAVLSWDQETYLPEKGAAFRGQQITSLSTIAHELFTSAELGTLLESLDNDRQTLDTVAAKNITLSLEDYRKNAKYPASFVAELSKTTNECYHAWINARKEGNYSVFEPVLAKMVALKKQEADILGYEGHPYNTLLNEYEKGANTAMLDTVFNDVKTALTPLLRSIEQKPQVNKAFLHLRYERDRQWNFGIQLLKAMGYDMAAGRQDISEHPFTTSFSPQDVRVTTRIDENDFGNMTWSCIHEGGHALYEQGLDPESYGLPSGEATSLGIHESQSRLWENNVGRSLTFWEYHYPQLQQLFPENLGNVQLRDFYKAINLVQPSLIRTEADELTYHFHVMVRYEIEKGLLDGTYHTKDLREVWNNYYKEFLHVTVPSDTQGVLQDIHWSHGSFGYFPTYSLGSFYAAQFFTAAQQQLPGLDAQITSGDYTALLGWLRQQVHRHGRSFTSNELCEKITGEPLNFKYFLHYATQKFGDIYGL from the coding sequence ATGGCACAGACTACCTCATCTACAGCAAAACGATACGAAACCTATAAGGGTAAGATGCAGCAGATCGCTGACATCCGTAATGCGATCGCCGTTCTCAGCTGGGACCAGGAAACCTACCTCCCTGAGAAAGGAGCTGCTTTCCGCGGACAACAGATCACCTCTCTCAGTACCATTGCGCATGAGCTTTTTACTTCCGCCGAACTGGGAACACTGCTGGAATCACTGGACAACGACAGACAAACACTCGATACTGTCGCTGCTAAAAACATCACCCTCTCCCTGGAGGACTACCGGAAGAATGCAAAATATCCTGCCAGCTTCGTAGCCGAGCTGTCAAAAACGACCAATGAATGCTACCACGCATGGATCAATGCCCGGAAAGAAGGTAACTACTCCGTATTTGAACCCGTGCTCGCTAAAATGGTCGCACTAAAAAAACAGGAAGCCGATATACTGGGCTATGAAGGACATCCTTATAATACCCTGCTGAATGAATATGAGAAAGGCGCCAATACGGCCATGCTGGATACTGTCTTCAATGATGTGAAAACCGCGCTGACCCCGCTGCTGCGCAGCATCGAGCAAAAACCACAGGTGAATAAGGCATTCCTGCATCTCCGCTATGAGCGGGACCGCCAGTGGAATTTTGGGATCCAGCTGCTGAAGGCCATGGGGTATGATATGGCCGCCGGCAGACAGGACATCTCTGAACATCCATTTACTACCAGCTTCAGCCCACAGGATGTGAGAGTGACCACCCGTATAGATGAAAATGACTTCGGCAATATGACCTGGAGCTGTATCCATGAAGGGGGCCACGCACTATATGAACAGGGACTTGATCCCGAATCATACGGACTACCTTCAGGCGAAGCAACCAGCCTGGGTATTCATGAATCACAATCCAGATTGTGGGAAAATAATGTGGGCCGCAGCCTTACCTTCTGGGAATATCATTATCCGCAGCTGCAGCAGCTTTTCCCTGAAAACCTGGGTAATGTCCAGTTACGTGACTTCTATAAAGCGATCAACCTGGTACAGCCATCCCTCATCAGAACAGAGGCGGATGAACTGACCTACCACTTTCACGTGATGGTGAGGTATGAAATTGAGAAAGGGCTGCTGGACGGCACTTACCATACAAAAGACCTGAGAGAGGTATGGAATAACTATTACAAAGAGTTTTTACATGTGACCGTTCCGAGTGACACACAGGGGGTGCTGCAGGATATACACTGGTCTCACGGCAGCTTCGGTTATTTCCCTACCTATTCCCTGGGTAGCTTCTATGCTGCACAATTCTTTACAGCTGCTCAGCAGCAACTGCCTGGGCTGGACGCACAGATCACCAGCGGCGATTACACCGCCTTACTGGGATGGTTACGTCAGCAGGTACATCGTCATGGCCGTTCTTTCACTTCCAATGAACTGTGTGAGAAAATAACCGGTGAACCGCTGAATTTCAAATATTTCCTACACTACGCAACGCAGAAGTTCGGTGACATCTATGGTCTATAA
- a CDS encoding rhodanese-like domain-containing protein has product MISKFYIYGALVGLLILVGDAAEAQQVNAPVFQQSISDKKDAQIFDVRTAAEFKTGHLHNALQADYTNKAEFNERVKYLDKKKPVYIYCLSGGRSTKAAEWMRQNGFTEVIELNGGINAWKQAGQPVEGVAAVEQMSVDNFRNSIDKGEVLVDVGAEWCPPCRKMQPVLDAYLKTHKTVRLLKVDGGRDQEVMEAIKATSLPTFIFYKDGREVWRKEGVSDQL; this is encoded by the coding sequence ATGATTTCTAAATTTTATATATACGGGGCCCTGGTAGGTCTACTCATATTAGTAGGAGATGCGGCGGAAGCTCAACAGGTGAATGCTCCTGTCTTTCAGCAATCTATCTCTGACAAGAAGGATGCCCAGATTTTTGATGTGCGGACGGCGGCCGAATTTAAAACAGGGCATTTGCACAATGCATTGCAGGCAGATTATACTAATAAGGCCGAATTTAATGAAAGAGTGAAGTATCTGGATAAGAAAAAACCAGTATATATATACTGTCTCAGCGGTGGTCGCAGCACAAAGGCCGCCGAATGGATGAGACAGAACGGTTTTACTGAGGTGATTGAGCTGAACGGTGGAATCAATGCCTGGAAACAAGCTGGACAACCTGTGGAAGGTGTGGCCGCCGTGGAACAGATGAGTGTGGATAACTTCCGGAACAGTATTGACAAGGGAGAAGTGCTGGTAGATGTAGGCGCTGAATGGTGCCCACCCTGCCGGAAGATGCAGCCTGTATTGGATGCCTATCTGAAAACACACAAAACTGTACGACTGCTGAAAGTGGACGGGGGGCGTGACCAGGAAGTCATGGAGGCTATAAAAGCCACTTCCCTGCCTACTTTCATTTTCTATAAAGATGGCAGGGAAGTATGGCGCAAAGAGGGTGTATCTGATCAGTTATAG